The following are encoded together in the Peromyscus leucopus breed LL Stock chromosome 1, UCI_PerLeu_2.1, whole genome shotgun sequence genome:
- the Eml3 gene encoding echinoderm microtubule-associated protein-like 3 isoform X1: MDGAAGPGEGPAHETLQTLSRRLRVQEEEMELVKAALAEALRLLRLHGSCTSLQGSGTPAPTRDSTPAPPGLPPTCSPSLVSRGTQTEGTLEMEPSSEPPGLSNGPPALQGAGEEPSGTQSEGGCSSSSGAGSPGPPGVLRPLQPLQRSDTPRRNSSSSSSPSERPRQKLSRKAASSANLLLRSGSTESRGSKDPLSSPGGPGSRRSNYNLEGISVKMFLRGRPITMYIPSGIRSLEELPSGPPPETLSLDWVYGYRGRDSRSNLFVLRSGEVVYFIACVVVLYRPGGGPGGPGGGGQRHYRGHTDCVRCLAVHPDGVRVASGQTAGVDKDGKPLQPVVHIWDSETLLKLQEIGLGAFERGVGALAFSAVDQGAFLCVVDDSNEHMLSVWDCSRGVKLAEIKSTNDSVLAVGFSPRDSSCIVTSGKSHVHFWNWSGGAGVPGNGTLARKQGVFGKYKKPKFIPCFVFLPDGNILTGDSEGNILTWGRSVSDSKTPGRGGAKETYTIVAQAHAHEGSIFALCLRRDGTVLSGGGRDRRLVQWGPGLVALQEAEIPEHFGAVRAIAEGLGSELLVGTTKNALLRGDLAQGFSPVIQGHTDELWGLCTHPSQNRFLTCGHDRQLCLWDGEGHALAWSMDLKETGLCADFHPSGAVVVVGLNTGRWLVLDTETKEIVSDVTDGNEQLSVVRYSPDGLYLAIGSHDNMIYIYSVSSCGTKSSRFGRCMGHSSFITHLDWSKDGNFIMSNSGDYEILYWDVAGGCKLLRNRYESRDREWATYTCVLGFHVYGVWPDGSDGTDINSLCRSHNERVVAVADDFCKVHLFQYPCARAKAPSRMYSGHGSHVTSVRFTHDDSYLVSLGGKDASIFQWRVLGAGGSGQAPATPSRTPSLSPASSLDV; encoded by the exons GTGAGGGCCCTGCTCATGAGACCCTGCAGACCTTGAGCCGGAGGCTTCGGGtgcaggaagaagagatggaacTGGTCAAGGCAGCCCTGGCAGAAGCCCTTCGTCTGCTGCGCCTGCATGGCTCCTGCACCTCCCTGCAGGGCTCTGGCACACCAGCTCCAACCCGGGACAG CACTCCAGCTCCCCCGGGACTGCCACCTACCTGCAGCCCTTCCTTGGTGAGCCGAGGCACCCAGACAGAGGGAACGTTGGAGATGGAGCCATCCTCTGAACCACCTGGCCTGAGCAATGGGCCTCCAGCTCTTCAGGGGGCCGGCGAAGAGCCTAGTGGGACCCAGTCTGAAGGaggatgcagcagcagcagcggagCAGGCTCTCCCGGCCCCCCGGGGGTCCTTAGGCCTCTGCAGCCCCTCCAGCGGTCTGACAC GCCTCGAagaaattcctcctcctcctcctccccctcagaGCGGCCCAGGCAGAAACTCTCCAGGAAGGCAGCTTCCTCGGCCAACCTGCTATTGCGGTCAGGGAGCACGGAGAG CCGTGGGAGCAAAGaccccctctccagccctgggggtCCTGGATCTCGGAGGAGCAATTATAATTTGG AAGGCATTTCAGTGAAGATGTTCCTTCGTGGCCGCCCCATCACCATGTACATTCCATCTGGCATCCGAAGTCTTGAGGAGCTGCCCAGTGGCCCACCCCCGGAGACCCTCAGCCTTGACTGGGT TTATGGGTACAGGGGCCGTGACTCTCGCTCTAATCTGTTTGTGCTGCGCTCTGGGGAGGTGGTCTACTTTATTGCCTGTGTAGTGGTGCTGTACCGGCCTGGGGGAGGCCCAGGGGGCCCTGGAGGTGGCGGCCAGAGACATTACCGGGGTCATACAGACTGCGTTCGATG cCTTGCTGTTCACCCTGATGGTGTTCGTGTAGCCTCAGGACAGACAGCTGGAGTAGACAAGGATGGGAAG CCCTTGCAGCCTGTGGTTCACATCTGGGACTCAGAGACGCTTCTAAAGCTGCAGGAGATTGGACTGGGTGCCTTTGAACGTGGTGTGGGGGCCTTGGCCTTTTCAGCAGTG GATCAGGGCGCTTTTCTTTGTGTTGTGGATGATTCCAATGAGCACATGCTGTCAGTGTGGGATTGCAGCCGGGGAGTGAAGCTGGCTGAGATCAAG agTACAAATGACTCAGTCCTGGCTGTTGGCTTCAGCCCTCGTGACAGCAGCTGTATTGTTACCAGTGGAAAATCTCATGTTCACTTTTGGAACTGGAGTGGTGGAGCAGGGGTTCCTGGGAATGGGACCCTCGCCCGGAAACAGGGTGTTTTTGGG AAATACAAGAAACCCAAGTTTATCCCTTGCTTTGTGTTCCTCCCTGATGGGAACATTCTTACTGGAGACTCCGAGGGGAACATTCTCACTTGGGGGCGAAGTGTCTCTGATTCCAAGACCCCAGGCAGGGGTGGGGCCAAAG AGACCTACACAATTGTGGCCCAGGCCCACGCCCATGAAGGGTCCATCTTTGCCTTGTGTCTCCGACGGGATGGGACAGTGCTTAGTGGCGGTGGGCGGGACCGACGGCTGGTGCAGTGGGGGCCTGGGTTGGTGGCcctccaggaggctgag ATTCCAGAGCACTTCGGAGCTGTGAGGGCCATCGCAGAAGGACTTGGTTCCGAGCTGCTGGTGGGGACCACGAAGAACGCGTTACTGAGGGGAGATCTGGCTCAGGGCTTCTCCCCTGTTATTCAG GGCCACACTGATGAGCTGTGGGGACTGTGTACACATCCCTCCCAGAACCGCTTCCTCACCTGTGGCCATGACCGGCAGCTCTGCCTGTGGGATGGGGAAGGCCATGCACTGGCCTGGAGCATGGACTTAAAG gAGACAGGTCTGTGTGCTGACTTCCACCcaagtggggcagtggtggttgTAGGACTGAACACAGGGAG GTGGTTGGTTTTGGACACAGAGACCAAAGAGATTGTGTCTGATGTCACTGACGGCAATGAACAGCTCTCAGTTGTCCGGTATAGCCCAG ATGGGTTGTACCTGGCTATTGGTTCCCATGACAACATGATCTACATCTATAGCGTTTCCAGTTGTGGTACTAAGTCCAGCCGCTTTGGCAGATGTATG GGGCACTCCAGTTTTATCACTCACCTTGACTGGTCCAAGGATGGGAATTTCATCATGTCCAATTCTGGGGACTATGAGATTCTTTACT GGGACGTGGCTGGAGGCTGCAAACTACTAAGGAATCGCTATGAGAGCAGAGACCGGGAGTGGGCTACCTACACCTGTGTGCTTGGCTTCCACGTCTAC GGTGTGTGGCCTGATGGCTCTGACGGGACAGACATCAACTCCCTTTGCCGCTCCCACAATGAACGTGTGGTGGCTGTAGCGGACGACTTCTGCAAAGTACACCTTTTTCAGTATCCGTGCGCTCGAGCCAAG gCGCCAAGTCGTATGTATTCAGGCCATGGCAGCCATGTGACTAGCGTCCGGTTCACGCACGACGACTCATACCTCGTCTCCCTAGGTGGCAAGGATGCCAGCATCTTTCAGTGGCGAGTGTTGGGCGCTGGGGGCTCTGGGCAGGCTCCTGCCACGCCTTCTAGAactccctctctgtccccagcctcctccctggaCGTGTGA
- the Eml3 gene encoding echinoderm microtubule-associated protein-like 3 isoform X2, with amino-acid sequence MELVKAALAEALRLLRLHGSCTSLQGSGTPAPTRDSTPAPPGLPPTCSPSLVSRGTQTEGTLEMEPSSEPPGLSNGPPALQGAGEEPSGTQSEGGCSSSSGAGSPGPPGVLRPLQPLQRSDTPRRNSSSSSSPSERPRQKLSRKAASSANLLLRSGSTESRGSKDPLSSPGGPGSRRSNYNLEGISVKMFLRGRPITMYIPSGIRSLEELPSGPPPETLSLDWVYGYRGRDSRSNLFVLRSGEVVYFIACVVVLYRPGGGPGGPGGGGQRHYRGHTDCVRCLAVHPDGVRVASGQTAGVDKDGKPLQPVVHIWDSETLLKLQEIGLGAFERGVGALAFSAVDQGAFLCVVDDSNEHMLSVWDCSRGVKLAEIKSTNDSVLAVGFSPRDSSCIVTSGKSHVHFWNWSGGAGVPGNGTLARKQGVFGKYKKPKFIPCFVFLPDGNILTGDSEGNILTWGRSVSDSKTPGRGGAKETYTIVAQAHAHEGSIFALCLRRDGTVLSGGGRDRRLVQWGPGLVALQEAEIPEHFGAVRAIAEGLGSELLVGTTKNALLRGDLAQGFSPVIQGHTDELWGLCTHPSQNRFLTCGHDRQLCLWDGEGHALAWSMDLKETGLCADFHPSGAVVVVGLNTGRWLVLDTETKEIVSDVTDGNEQLSVVRYSPDGLYLAIGSHDNMIYIYSVSSCGTKSSRFGRCMGHSSFITHLDWSKDGNFIMSNSGDYEILYWDVAGGCKLLRNRYESRDREWATYTCVLGFHVYGVWPDGSDGTDINSLCRSHNERVVAVADDFCKVHLFQYPCARAKAPSRMYSGHGSHVTSVRFTHDDSYLVSLGGKDASIFQWRVLGAGGSGQAPATPSRTPSLSPASSLDV; translated from the exons atggaacTGGTCAAGGCAGCCCTGGCAGAAGCCCTTCGTCTGCTGCGCCTGCATGGCTCCTGCACCTCCCTGCAGGGCTCTGGCACACCAGCTCCAACCCGGGACAG CACTCCAGCTCCCCCGGGACTGCCACCTACCTGCAGCCCTTCCTTGGTGAGCCGAGGCACCCAGACAGAGGGAACGTTGGAGATGGAGCCATCCTCTGAACCACCTGGCCTGAGCAATGGGCCTCCAGCTCTTCAGGGGGCCGGCGAAGAGCCTAGTGGGACCCAGTCTGAAGGaggatgcagcagcagcagcggagCAGGCTCTCCCGGCCCCCCGGGGGTCCTTAGGCCTCTGCAGCCCCTCCAGCGGTCTGACAC GCCTCGAagaaattcctcctcctcctcctccccctcagaGCGGCCCAGGCAGAAACTCTCCAGGAAGGCAGCTTCCTCGGCCAACCTGCTATTGCGGTCAGGGAGCACGGAGAG CCGTGGGAGCAAAGaccccctctccagccctgggggtCCTGGATCTCGGAGGAGCAATTATAATTTGG AAGGCATTTCAGTGAAGATGTTCCTTCGTGGCCGCCCCATCACCATGTACATTCCATCTGGCATCCGAAGTCTTGAGGAGCTGCCCAGTGGCCCACCCCCGGAGACCCTCAGCCTTGACTGGGT TTATGGGTACAGGGGCCGTGACTCTCGCTCTAATCTGTTTGTGCTGCGCTCTGGGGAGGTGGTCTACTTTATTGCCTGTGTAGTGGTGCTGTACCGGCCTGGGGGAGGCCCAGGGGGCCCTGGAGGTGGCGGCCAGAGACATTACCGGGGTCATACAGACTGCGTTCGATG cCTTGCTGTTCACCCTGATGGTGTTCGTGTAGCCTCAGGACAGACAGCTGGAGTAGACAAGGATGGGAAG CCCTTGCAGCCTGTGGTTCACATCTGGGACTCAGAGACGCTTCTAAAGCTGCAGGAGATTGGACTGGGTGCCTTTGAACGTGGTGTGGGGGCCTTGGCCTTTTCAGCAGTG GATCAGGGCGCTTTTCTTTGTGTTGTGGATGATTCCAATGAGCACATGCTGTCAGTGTGGGATTGCAGCCGGGGAGTGAAGCTGGCTGAGATCAAG agTACAAATGACTCAGTCCTGGCTGTTGGCTTCAGCCCTCGTGACAGCAGCTGTATTGTTACCAGTGGAAAATCTCATGTTCACTTTTGGAACTGGAGTGGTGGAGCAGGGGTTCCTGGGAATGGGACCCTCGCCCGGAAACAGGGTGTTTTTGGG AAATACAAGAAACCCAAGTTTATCCCTTGCTTTGTGTTCCTCCCTGATGGGAACATTCTTACTGGAGACTCCGAGGGGAACATTCTCACTTGGGGGCGAAGTGTCTCTGATTCCAAGACCCCAGGCAGGGGTGGGGCCAAAG AGACCTACACAATTGTGGCCCAGGCCCACGCCCATGAAGGGTCCATCTTTGCCTTGTGTCTCCGACGGGATGGGACAGTGCTTAGTGGCGGTGGGCGGGACCGACGGCTGGTGCAGTGGGGGCCTGGGTTGGTGGCcctccaggaggctgag ATTCCAGAGCACTTCGGAGCTGTGAGGGCCATCGCAGAAGGACTTGGTTCCGAGCTGCTGGTGGGGACCACGAAGAACGCGTTACTGAGGGGAGATCTGGCTCAGGGCTTCTCCCCTGTTATTCAG GGCCACACTGATGAGCTGTGGGGACTGTGTACACATCCCTCCCAGAACCGCTTCCTCACCTGTGGCCATGACCGGCAGCTCTGCCTGTGGGATGGGGAAGGCCATGCACTGGCCTGGAGCATGGACTTAAAG gAGACAGGTCTGTGTGCTGACTTCCACCcaagtggggcagtggtggttgTAGGACTGAACACAGGGAG GTGGTTGGTTTTGGACACAGAGACCAAAGAGATTGTGTCTGATGTCACTGACGGCAATGAACAGCTCTCAGTTGTCCGGTATAGCCCAG ATGGGTTGTACCTGGCTATTGGTTCCCATGACAACATGATCTACATCTATAGCGTTTCCAGTTGTGGTACTAAGTCCAGCCGCTTTGGCAGATGTATG GGGCACTCCAGTTTTATCACTCACCTTGACTGGTCCAAGGATGGGAATTTCATCATGTCCAATTCTGGGGACTATGAGATTCTTTACT GGGACGTGGCTGGAGGCTGCAAACTACTAAGGAATCGCTATGAGAGCAGAGACCGGGAGTGGGCTACCTACACCTGTGTGCTTGGCTTCCACGTCTAC GGTGTGTGGCCTGATGGCTCTGACGGGACAGACATCAACTCCCTTTGCCGCTCCCACAATGAACGTGTGGTGGCTGTAGCGGACGACTTCTGCAAAGTACACCTTTTTCAGTATCCGTGCGCTCGAGCCAAG gCGCCAAGTCGTATGTATTCAGGCCATGGCAGCCATGTGACTAGCGTCCGGTTCACGCACGACGACTCATACCTCGTCTCCCTAGGTGGCAAGGATGCCAGCATCTTTCAGTGGCGAGTGTTGGGCGCTGGGGGCTCTGGGCAGGCTCCTGCCACGCCTTCTAGAactccctctctgtccccagcctcctccctggaCGTGTGA